In the Syntrophus aciditrophicus SB genome, AAATCCGGGAATCATCCGTGGCCACTGCCGCATAGGAAACGAGCTCGGATTTCAGAACCCGTTCGTAGACATGCTGAATCATCGGTTTGCCGCAGAGATCGGCCAGGGGCTTCCCCTGAAAGCGGCTGGATGAGTAGCGCGAGGGGATAATACAGACGATTTTTTCCATCCCTTTTCTCTTTTCTCCTGAAAATTACAGGACGTCCGCGGCCTTTTCAATCGCCTGCCGAATCGTGGCCAGCCGCTCCTCCGGCATCCGGATGTTGATTCCCATCACCAGCGTCCGGCCCAGGAGATCATCCGCCTGCGGAATATCCCGGCGATTGTACTGCACCGTTCTGTTGTTCATGGGGTTGGTGAAGGGGAACTTTTTAGAGTTTGCCGTTGACTGGGCGAGAAAATGCTCCCAGTTCATCGCATAATGCCAGGCGTTCTTTTTGTAACAGACCGTATCGACGCCTCCGGCACTCAGGGCCTGCTGAAATTTTTCCGCCGTGCCTTCATCGGGCAGATTGAAGGCCAGGAAGGTGGCCGTATCGCCTTCCGGATCGGGAAGCTCCCGGAATTTGATCCCTTTTAAAGAGGACAGCATGGCCTTGATCGCCGCCTTGTTTTTCTTCTGCTCGGAAATCATGAAATCCAGCTTCCGCACCTGAGCCAGCCCCAAGGCCCCCTGGAGCTCATTCATCCGGAAATTGAAGCCCAGAATTGACCTCCCTTCCATGGCCCGGCTGACCTTGGGATTGTGGTCATGCCCGTGATCATGGTACTCGTCGGCCCGATGATAGAGGGTTTCACTGTTCGTGATGACCATGCCGCCTTCGCCGGTTGTCATGGTTTTGTAGTAGTCGAAGCTGAAGATCCCCATATCGCCGAAGGTGCCCAGTTTTTTCCCCTGGAAAGAGCCGCCGCATCCCTGGGCATTGTCCTCCAGGACCCGGATGTTATGACTGCGGGCCACTTCCACGATCCGGGCGATCCGGGCGGCGGAACCGCACATGTGC is a window encoding:
- a CDS encoding DegT/DnrJ/EryC1/StrS family aminotransferase, with translation MPGLELIGQEERKEVMDVMETGVLMRYGFDNERKGVFKVRQFEEEFSRYCGAGYALGVTSGSAALKIALTALDVGPGDEVLVPAFTFLATWEAVLEVGAIPVMTDIDETLNMDPADMERKISPSTKAVIPVHMCGSAARIARIVEVARSHNIRVLEDNAQGCGGSFQGKKLGTFGDMGIFSFDYYKTMTTGEGGMVITNSETLYHRADEYHDHGHDHNPKVSRAMEGRSILGFNFRMNELQGALGLAQVRKLDFMISEQKKNKAAIKAMLSSLKGIKFRELPDPEGDTATFLAFNLPDEGTAEKFQQALSAGGVDTVCYKKNAWHYAMNWEHFLAQSTANSKKFPFTNPMNNRTVQYNRRDIPQADDLLGRTLVMGINIRMPEERLATIRQAIEKAADVL